A genomic segment from Neobacillus sp. YX16 encodes:
- a CDS encoding thiol-disulfide oxidoreductase ResA, which yields MKKRRLIMRTVILFILAAAVAYTLYANLTKDNRMKVEVGKQAPDFVLVDMEGEKHKLSDYKGQGVFLNFWGTWCKPCEAEMPYINNQYNHYKDKGVQVLAVNVSESELAVNHFIERKKLDFPNVIDKDGQVQAAYGINPLPATFLIDKDGKVVKYHTGTLTEAMVREFMEKIKP from the coding sequence ATGAAAAAACGGCGATTAATAATGAGAACTGTGATTTTGTTCATTTTAGCTGCTGCCGTTGCCTACACTCTTTATGCCAACCTGACAAAAGACAATAGAATGAAGGTCGAAGTTGGTAAACAAGCTCCTGATTTTGTGTTGGTTGATATGGAAGGTGAAAAGCATAAGCTTTCTGACTATAAAGGACAGGGAGTATTTTTAAATTTTTGGGGAACCTGGTGTAAGCCATGTGAAGCAGAAATGCCTTATATAAATAATCAATATAATCATTATAAGGATAAAGGTGTACAAGTGCTGGCTGTTAATGTTAGCGAATCAGAATTAGCCGTTAATCATTTTATAGAACGGAAAAAGCTTGATTTTCCTAATGTTATTGATAAAGACGGACAGGTTCAAGCCGCATATGGAATTAACCCGCTTCCAGCAACATTCTTAATCGACAAAGATGGGAAAGTGGTTAAATATCATACAGGAACGTTAACGGAAGCAATGGTTAGGGAGTTTATGGAGAAAATTAAACCTTAA
- the rluB gene encoding 23S rRNA pseudouridine(2605) synthase RluB: protein MERLQKVIARAGIASRRKSEELIKEGKVKVNGKVVTELGVKVTPSDKVEVNGVQIEKEEPVYFLLYKPRGVISSVSDDKGRKVVTDFFPYQQERIFPVGRLDYDTSGLLLLTNDGEFANLLMHPRNEIEKAYVVKTKGIPSKENLRKLEKGIHLEDGKTAPAKVKMLSADKQKQTSIIEIIIHEGRNRQVRRMFEAIGHDVLKLKRERYGFLTLHGLSAGDARELTHHEVKLLRGQSLESTKKNS, encoded by the coding sequence TTGGAAAGATTGCAAAAGGTAATTGCTCGAGCAGGGATAGCTTCAAGAAGAAAATCTGAAGAATTAATTAAAGAAGGAAAAGTAAAGGTCAATGGGAAAGTAGTGACAGAGCTAGGTGTAAAAGTTACACCATCAGACAAGGTTGAAGTCAATGGAGTCCAGATTGAAAAGGAGGAACCCGTTTATTTTCTTTTATATAAACCGCGCGGTGTTATTTCGAGTGTAAGTGATGATAAAGGAAGAAAAGTAGTAACGGATTTCTTTCCTTATCAACAAGAAAGAATTTTCCCGGTGGGACGTTTAGATTATGATACTTCCGGATTATTGCTCCTGACTAATGATGGGGAGTTTGCAAATTTACTAATGCACCCTCGTAATGAGATTGAAAAAGCGTATGTCGTTAAAACGAAAGGTATTCCATCAAAGGAGAATCTTAGAAAGTTAGAAAAGGGAATTCATCTTGAAGATGGAAAAACGGCTCCGGCTAAAGTCAAAATGCTGTCAGCAGATAAGCAAAAGCAAACTTCTATCATTGAAATAATCATCCATGAAGGACGTAATCGCCAAGTTCGGAGAATGTTTGAAGCAATTGGACATGACGTTTTAAAATTAAAACGTGAACGTTATGGCTTTTTAACTTTACATGGATTATCAGCTGGGGATGCTAGAGAATTGACACACCATGAAGTGAAGTTATTAAGAGGACAATCTTTGGAGTCTACTAAAAAAAATTCATAA